The following are encoded in a window of Methanobrevibacter ruminantium M1 genomic DNA:
- a CDS encoding sugar phosphate isomerase/epimerase family protein, with protein sequence MKLGFSLLSLFMKEVDEMLEIAVENGFDSVELLAEGPYRQDILLERKEITETFHSYDLDIYIHGVNVDINLASLNEGIRKESVKQTKECLDLADEIGAIGVTAHPGKIGRPEKYLREMALGFLTESTHELVAYAEDKEAKISIENMPERFSYLGNRAYELENLTNETGCNITIDLGHVNTCKDQLSFFEIPNILYYHINDNDGIKDKHQAIGDGTLDLNLLKYVDNGIIELNNFDNVLKSKKVIEDFLAKNQ encoded by the coding sequence ATGAAATTAGGATTTTCACTGCTTTCACTGTTTATGAAAGAAGTTGATGAGATGCTTGAGATAGCTGTAGAAAATGGATTTGACAGTGTTGAACTGCTTGCAGAGGGACCATACAGACAAGACATATTATTGGAAAGGAAAGAAATTACAGAAACATTCCACTCATATGACCTTGACATATACATTCATGGTGTAAATGTGGACATAAACCTTGCAAGCCTAAACGAGGGAATTAGAAAAGAGTCTGTAAAGCAAACAAAGGAATGTCTTGACCTTGCAGATGAGATAGGTGCAATTGGGGTTACTGCACACCCTGGAAAAATAGGAAGGCCTGAAAAATACCTTAGAGAAATGGCATTAGGTTTTTTAACTGAATCAACCCATGAGCTTGTTGCATATGCTGAAGATAAGGAGGCGAAGATATCTATAGAAAACATGCCAGAACGCTTTTCTTATCTTGGAAATAGAGCATATGAGCTAGAGAATCTGACCAATGAGACTGGCTGCAATATTACAATAGACTTAGGCCATGTTAACACATGCAAAGACCAATTAAGCTTCTTTGAAATTCCTAACATTCTTTATTATCATATTAATGATAATGATGGGATAAAAGACAAGCATCAGGCCATTGGAGATGGAACCCTTGACTTGAATCTTTTAAAATATGTGGACAATGGCATAATTGAATTGAATAATTTTGATAATGTCTTAAAAAGCAAGAAAGTTATTGAAGATTTCTTAGCAAAAAATCAATGA
- a CDS encoding ParA family protein produces MGETIAVMNQKGGCGKTTTVVNLATSLAAMGKAVLVVDMDPQANATTSFGINKTEIKKTVYTALVNECSVQKATIPTRIENLFLLPSNIDLSGIEVELSKEDNYHIALKKLLEPIKGIFDYIIIDLPPSLGIITINSLIAADSVIIPIQAEYFALEGLADLMNTINLVETRLRSPTPIKGIVLTLYDARTRLGREVYGELKNYFKGKEYIFKTVIPRNIRLAEAPSYGKPCIAYDPESKGSIAYLKMARELLKLDGEI; encoded by the coding sequence ATGGGAGAAACAATAGCTGTAATGAATCAGAAAGGCGGATGCGGAAAGACAACAACTGTAGTAAACTTGGCAACTTCACTTGCTGCCATGGGAAAGGCAGTCCTTGTAGTGGACATGGATCCACAAGCAAACGCTACAACAAGCTTTGGAATTAACAAGACAGAAATCAAAAAGACAGTATACACAGCTTTAGTAAACGAATGCAGTGTTCAAAAGGCAACTATACCAACAAGGATAGAAAACCTATTCCTCCTGCCAAGCAATATCGACTTAAGCGGTATCGAGGTAGAATTAAGCAAGGAAGACAACTACCACATTGCTTTAAAGAAACTGCTTGAGCCAATAAAAGGCATATTCGACTATATAATCATAGACTTACCTCCATCCCTTGGTATAATTACAATCAACTCATTAATCGCTGCTGACAGCGTAATCATACCTATCCAAGCGGAATACTTTGCACTTGAGGGACTGGCTGATCTTATGAACACAATCAACCTTGTTGAAACAAGGCTAAGAAGCCCAACTCCAATAAAGGGAATTGTTCTCACCTTATACGATGCAAGAACAAGATTAGGCAGAGAAGTATATGGAGAGCTTAAAAACTACTTCAAAGGAAAGGAATACATCTTTAAGACAGTGATTCCAAGAAACATACGTTTAGCAGAAGCTCCAAGTTACGGCAAGCCTTGCATAGCATACGACCCTGAAAGCAAAGGATCAATAGCTTACCTCAAAATGGCAAGAGAGCTCTTAAAGCTGGATGGTGAAATATAA
- a CDS encoding TrpB-like pyridoxal phosphate-dependent enzyme: MQYRIDLTNDEVPTKWYNINADLPVELPAPKNSEGKDQISTLPQIFVNECLNQEFSTERYIKIPSEVRELYQRLGRPTPLCRARGLEEKLNTPAKIYYKREDTSPTGSHKLNSAIAQAYYAKKEGIERITTETGAGQWGTALCLAASMMDIECTVYMVRVSYDQKPFRKTIMQLYDGNVHASPSENTEVGRKVLAETPDTPGSLGIAISEAVEDALKYDDVKYTLGSVLNHVILHQTTIGQEIKLQLEKAEEEPDTMIACVGGGSNFGGSLFPFIKDKIQGNSDTEFIAVEPSACPTLTEGEYRYDFGDNMGFTPLLKMFTLGHNFVAPSVHAGGLRYHGMNTQISLLKNEGYITPVTAHQRDVFAAGKMFAMCEGVIPAPETNHAIKAAIDEAKKCKETGEEKTIVVNFSGHGLMDFKGYASYMDGSMENSK, translated from the coding sequence ATGCAATACAGAATTGATTTAACTAACGATGAAGTACCTACAAAATGGTACAATATTAACGCTGATTTACCTGTAGAGCTTCCTGCTCCTAAAAACAGTGAAGGAAAAGATCAAATATCAACCTTACCTCAAATATTTGTAAACGAGTGTCTAAACCAAGAGTTCTCCACAGAAAGATATATAAAAATTCCATCTGAAGTAAGAGAGCTCTACCAAAGATTGGGAAGGCCGACTCCTTTATGCAGAGCAAGAGGATTGGAAGAAAAGCTCAACACACCAGCAAAGATCTATTATAAGAGAGAAGACACCTCTCCAACTGGAAGTCACAAGTTAAACAGTGCAATTGCACAGGCATATTATGCAAAAAAAGAAGGAATCGAAAGAATAACAACCGAAACAGGAGCCGGACAATGGGGTACTGCATTATGTCTTGCAGCATCAATGATGGACATTGAATGTACAGTATATATGGTAAGGGTTTCATACGACCAAAAGCCATTCAGAAAGACCATCATGCAATTATACGACGGAAACGTACACGCATCCCCTAGTGAAAACACTGAAGTGGGTAGAAAAGTCCTTGCAGAAACTCCGGACACTCCTGGTTCCCTTGGAATAGCAATTTCTGAAGCTGTAGAAGACGCTTTAAAATATGATGATGTAAAATACACCCTTGGAAGTGTTTTAAACCACGTTATCCTACACCAAACCACAATTGGTCAGGAAATCAAATTACAGCTTGAAAAAGCTGAAGAAGAGCCAGACACAATGATTGCATGTGTAGGTGGAGGAAGTAACTTCGGTGGATCATTATTCCCATTCATTAAAGACAAAATCCAAGGAAACAGCGACACTGAATTCATAGCAGTTGAACCTTCAGCTTGCCCAACCTTAACAGAAGGTGAATACAGATACGACTTTGGAGACAATATGGGATTCACTCCGCTTTTAAAGATGTTTACATTAGGACACAACTTCGTTGCTCCTTCTGTACACGCTGGAGGACTTAGATACCATGGTATGAACACTCAAATATCCTTGCTTAAAAACGAAGGTTACATTACCCCTGTTACAGCTCATCAAAGAGATGTATTTGCAGCAGGTAAGATGTTTGCAATGTGCGAAGGAGTCATTCCAGCACCTGAAACAAACCACGCAATTAAAGCAGCTATCGATGAAGCTAAAAAGTGCAAAGAAACTGGCGAAGAGAAAACTATTGTTGTTAACTTCTCAGGCCATGGTTTAATGGACTTTAAAGGATACGCAAGTTACATGGACGGATCCATGGAAAATTCCAAATAG
- a CDS encoding DUF63 family protein: MATVDSFLPDFIQTTFFSGYTIFNTVIYTLILLIFIIAIIKMFKKIKIDPISIIYPIIPYIFLGSLIRALVDNGVYPKTVFLITPGLYILVGLITIASLLFSLFLYNRKNIDYRYTLSIIGVILLIPNIIMIPRLNIIPVIYVLITWIIASSIFVLISYIIPFFKDRINLSIISAHMFDASTTFVAVEFFNYSEQHVLANTLYQLFDTSITMFPMKIIVIVAVLYIIDQYFDDETIKSLLKLTVFVLGLAPGLRNFLTMAIGV; the protein is encoded by the coding sequence ATGGCTACCGTAGACAGTTTCCTACCGGATTTCATACAAACCACCTTCTTTTCAGGATACACTATATTCAATACAGTCATCTACACTCTAATTCTTCTTATTTTTATAATAGCAATCATAAAGATGTTTAAGAAGATAAAAATAGACCCTATCTCCATAATCTATCCTATCATCCCATATATCTTTCTTGGATCTCTCATACGTGCATTGGTTGACAATGGGGTCTATCCAAAAACAGTCTTCTTAATAACCCCTGGCCTTTACATACTTGTTGGCCTTATAACAATTGCATCACTGCTATTCAGTCTATTTCTATACAACAGAAAAAACATCGACTATAGATACACCCTTTCAATCATAGGAGTCATACTTCTCATACCAAACATAATCATGATTCCTAGACTAAACATTATTCCAGTAATCTATGTGCTAATCACATGGATAATAGCAAGTTCAATATTTGTCTTGATTTCATACATTATCCCATTTTTCAAGGACAGGATAAACTTGTCAATAATTTCAGCACATATGTTCGATGCTTCAACAACATTTGTTGCTGTCGAGTTCTTCAACTACAGCGAACAGCATGTTTTAGCAAATACTCTATATCAACTATTTGATACATCTATTACAATGTTTCCTATGAAAATTATAGTCATCGTTGCAGTATTATACATAATCGATCAATATTTCGATGACGAAACCATAAAAAGTCTATTAAAATTAACCGTATTTGTATTAGGATTGGCACCAGGTTTGAGAAACTTTTTGACTATGGCAATAGGTGTATAG
- a CDS encoding radical SAM protein, with protein sequence MSTLEKMQVLADSAQYDLCDYVSHSKSSQVNLPGIYHATGHNGCKIPLFKTLMSNKCKNDCKYCINQSKRDFTRLELSPEELAKAFLHYYNNGYVNGLFLSSGISNEIDETMNKTIETARILRRDYGYQDYIHLKIIPGSSKDSIKRAMSLANRVSLNIEAATKDGLSEITSTKDYNKDILKRIDWMHQIAKKNPDYAKSGHTTQLIVGANDESDYEILKRMDSLYRKADLRRSYFSAFSPVEGTDFEKREACSSDRTAQLYHADALLNDYKFKVKELVFDEDDKLFLNEDPKILAAREMDIFPVEINTAPYRELIRVPGIGPKSARRIMSIRKKMPFKKLEDLQKLGVVIKRAEPYIQLEGAYQNSLDNY encoded by the coding sequence ATGTCAACCTTAGAAAAGATGCAAGTATTAGCAGATTCAGCGCAATATGATTTGTGCGACTATGTTAGCCATAGCAAGAGCTCTCAAGTAAACCTGCCAGGAATATACCATGCAACAGGCCACAACGGATGCAAGATACCGCTCTTTAAAACACTGATGAGCAATAAGTGCAAAAACGATTGCAAATACTGCATAAATCAAAGCAAACGTGATTTCACCCGTCTTGAACTTAGCCCGGAAGAGCTTGCAAAGGCATTTCTCCACTACTATAACAACGGCTATGTAAACGGCCTATTCCTATCCTCTGGAATCTCTAATGAAATCGATGAAACAATGAACAAAACCATAGAGACCGCAAGGATATTGCGAAGGGACTATGGATACCAGGACTACATCCATCTTAAGATAATTCCAGGCTCAAGCAAGGATTCAATAAAAAGGGCGATGAGCCTTGCAAATAGGGTAAGCCTAAACATAGAAGCTGCAACAAAGGACGGCCTTAGCGAAATAACCTCAACAAAGGACTATAACAAGGACATCCTAAAGAGAATAGACTGGATGCATCAGATTGCAAAGAAAAATCCGGATTATGCAAAATCAGGCCACACCACTCAGCTCATTGTTGGAGCAAACGATGAAAGCGATTATGAAATACTAAAGCGAATGGACAGCCTATATAGAAAGGCAGACCTTAGACGCAGCTATTTCAGCGCATTCTCCCCTGTAGAGGGAACAGACTTTGAAAAAAGAGAAGCATGCAGCAGTGATAGAACTGCACAGCTATACCATGCAGACGCCCTATTGAATGACTATAAGTTTAAGGTGAAGGAGCTTGTATTTGATGAAGATGATAAGTTGTTCCTTAATGAGGATCCTAAAATCCTAGCAGCTCGTGAAATGGATATCTTCCCAGTTGAAATAAATACAGCACCTTATAGGGAGCTTATAAGAGTCCCTGGAATCGGCCCGAAATCAGCAAGGAGAATAATGAGCATAAGAAAAAAGATGCCTTTTAAAAAACTGGAAGACCTTCAAAAATTAGGAGTCGTTATAAAAAGGGCAGAGCCTTATATTCAATTGGAAGGCGCTTATCAAAACTCTTTAGACAATTATTAA
- a CDS encoding 2-isopropylmalate synthase encodes MNMEQNKKELNIPDEIKIFDTTLRDGEQAPGIALTVDEKIKIAQRLDELGVNVIEMGFPTVSSGERKAAREMVSLGFSSELCGLARVVQKDIDALIDSDLSYAHLFIGTSPLHRDYKLKKSKTEILSQSMEMVEYAKDHGLKVEFSAEDATRTELNYLIEFYKGVESAGADIINVPDTVGILVPSTTRTLIRTLRKKINLPISLHFHNDFGLAVSNSLIGIEEGANQAHCTINGIGERAGNTSLEELVVSLKIAYGANLTVDTTKLYDTSNFIGSITGIKMPPTKPIVGDNAFAHESGIHVDGILKNSSTYEPIAPEIVGHKRRIALGKHTGHAAIKSKLEEFNIEVTQKQFDNIYNQVKTLGDKGKCLTDDDLRSIAITEIGTSGKEYIKLLGLSVMTGESVSATATIKLSIDGKIMETSQIGVGPVDASVLALKTLVQDRVNISLDEYRLEAITGGTDALAETFVVISDDKGNKATGRATREDVILSSVIAVINSINRILDIQENC; translated from the coding sequence ATAAACATGGAACAGAACAAGAAGGAATTAAATATCCCAGATGAAATCAAGATATTTGACACCACCCTTCGTGACGGCGAACAGGCTCCAGGAATTGCCTTGACCGTGGATGAGAAAATCAAGATAGCTCAAAGGTTGGATGAGCTTGGAGTTAACGTTATCGAAATGGGATTTCCAACAGTTTCAAGCGGTGAGCGAAAGGCAGCTAGAGAGATGGTAAGCCTTGGGTTCAGCTCTGAGTTATGTGGCCTTGCAAGAGTGGTGCAAAAGGATATAGATGCATTGATTGACTCAGACCTTTCATATGCACACCTGTTTATCGGAACTTCTCCCCTTCACAGAGACTATAAGCTAAAGAAATCAAAGACAGAGATTCTAAGCCAATCCATGGAAATGGTGGAATATGCAAAGGATCATGGCCTTAAAGTTGAATTTTCAGCTGAAGATGCCACAAGAACCGAACTGAACTATCTTATCGAATTCTACAAGGGAGTGGAAAGCGCAGGTGCAGACATAATAAATGTGCCAGACACAGTTGGAATCCTTGTGCCATCAACCACAAGAACATTAATAAGAACCCTTAGAAAGAAAATTAACCTCCCAATAAGCCTTCATTTTCATAATGACTTTGGTTTAGCAGTATCAAACTCCCTAATAGGCATAGAGGAAGGTGCAAACCAAGCCCACTGTACAATAAATGGAATAGGCGAAAGAGCAGGAAACACCTCTCTTGAAGAGCTTGTAGTAAGCCTTAAAATCGCTTATGGAGCAAACCTAACAGTAGATACAACCAAGCTATATGACACTTCCAATTTCATCGGATCAATTACAGGTATAAAGATGCCTCCTACAAAACCGATAGTGGGAGACAATGCATTTGCACATGAATCTGGCATACATGTAGATGGAATCTTAAAGAACAGCTCAACCTATGAGCCAATAGCCCCGGAGATAGTAGGGCATAAAAGAAGGATAGCCCTTGGAAAGCATACAGGCCATGCTGCAATCAAGTCAAAGCTTGAGGAGTTCAATATAGAAGTGACCCAAAAGCAGTTTGACAATATCTATAATCAGGTCAAGACCCTTGGAGACAAGGGAAAATGCCTTACAGATGATGACTTAAGATCCATTGCAATAACAGAAATAGGAACAAGTGGCAAGGAATACATAAAGCTCCTAGGTCTTAGCGTAATGACAGGAGAGTCAGTCTCAGCAACAGCAACAATTAAGCTTTCAATAGACGGAAAGATTATGGAAACATCCCAGATAGGAGTGGGTCCAGTGGATGCATCTGTCTTAGCACTTAAGACACTTGTGCAGGACAGAGTTAATATAAGCCTTGATGAATACAGACTTGAAGCAATCACAGGTGGTACAGACGCATTAGCAGAAACCTTTGTAGTGATTTCAGACGACAAAGGAAACAAGGCCACAGGAAGGGCAACCAGAGAGGACGTTATTCTTTCAAGTGTAATTGCGGTCATAAACTCAATAAACAGGATACTTGACATCCAGGAGAACTGTTAA
- a CDS encoding DUF1786 domain-containing protein has translation MKILAIDVGTGTEDILLYDTEKEIENSMKLVIPSPHLTIGQMISESESDLYFDGVIMGGGKIKDRCLEHMEKGYKIVFEELSGKTIRDNIEQVKSFGFEVVKEGSFDKELNEDSSLKYADYQKISLKDVDVDKLIDIFKSFDLDLEVDELIIAVQDHGYSEDMGDRDFRFEKIKEKLPEPLPPEVFAMEREEVPEYFTRMQSVIQSLEESNPEFKPVLMDTKFASLAGVCYDKEVLKLNSFIVMDIGNGHTTVASIENGKIQGVFEHHTRDLSPERFEELVLALADGTIKHEDVHDEGGHGAFALNPISKIEKVVVAGPKRALVEKTNLDYYHAAPGGDVMMTGTVGLVKSMEYLRKN, from the coding sequence ATGAAGATTTTAGCTATTGATGTAGGAACTGGTACTGAAGATATCTTATTATACGATACAGAAAAGGAAATAGAAAACTCTATGAAATTGGTTATTCCTTCTCCTCACCTTACAATCGGACAAATGATAAGCGAATCAGAGTCTGATTTATACTTTGACGGAGTAATCATGGGTGGAGGAAAAATAAAGGACAGATGTCTTGAACATATGGAAAAAGGATATAAGATAGTATTTGAAGAACTATCAGGCAAAACCATTCGTGACAACATTGAACAAGTCAAGTCATTTGGTTTTGAAGTGGTAAAAGAAGGTAGCTTTGACAAGGAGCTAAATGAAGATTCAAGCTTAAAGTATGCAGATTATCAAAAGATATCCTTAAAGGATGTGGATGTAGATAAGTTAATAGACATTTTCAAGTCATTTGACCTAGACCTTGAGGTTGATGAGCTTATCATTGCAGTTCAAGACCATGGATACAGTGAAGATATGGGAGATAGGGACTTCAGATTTGAAAAGATCAAGGAAAAATTGCCAGAGCCTCTTCCTCCGGAAGTTTTTGCAATGGAAAGGGAAGAAGTTCCAGAGTATTTCACAAGGATGCAGTCTGTAATCCAATCCCTAGAGGAGTCAAATCCAGAATTCAAGCCAGTTCTTATGGATACCAAATTCGCTTCCTTAGCAGGGGTCTGCTATGACAAGGAAGTTCTAAAGCTAAACAGTTTCATTGTCATGGACATTGGAAACGGTCATACAACTGTTGCGTCCATTGAAAACGGCAAGATACAAGGTGTTTTTGAGCACCATACTAGAGATCTTAGTCCAGAGAGGTTTGAAGAGCTTGTACTTGCACTTGCAGACGGCACAATTAAGCATGAGGATGTCCACGATGAGGGAGGTCATGGCGCATTTGCACTAAATCCTATCTCAAAGATAGAGAAGGTAGTTGTTGCAGGTCCAAAAAGAGCCCTTGTAGAAAAGACAAATCTTGACTATTATCATGCAGCTCCAGGTGGAGATGTGATGATGACTGGAACTGTTGGTCTAGTAAAATCAATGGAGTACCTAAGGAAAAATTAG
- the cfbB gene encoding Ni-sirohydrochlorin a,c-diamide synthase, whose product MKVVLAGTGSAVGKTTISTGIMKALSDENVQPFKVGPDFIDPSYHTIATGNVSRNLDSFFMTDFQIINSFERALKKSNSNMGIIEGVRGLYEGISPIGDVGNTASIAKAIDAPVVLLMDARSLVKSAAAVVLGFKALDPDVRIEGVILNKVKGQRHYKKAKESVEKLADVPVIGGIPRDDKITVEERHLGLVPALEKERITRNINLWGEIAEEYIDLDALKDIMKTSSKSTARDNKNIAMEKHEDDFNREHTEAIDLEVTNDSKPGQLWKTGNRNKVKIGVAQDEIFTFYYKETLESLEENSAEIVPFSPLKDEHLPDVDALYIGGGYPEVFKKELSDNKTMLNDINKFHKENRPIYGECGGLIYLSKSIDGLDMVGAVPYSSEMTNKVQGLNYVVARANQDNLISNEGDVFRAHEFHYTKLNIDKTDSLVFDVLRGRGVLNNMDGVCVNNTLANYIHIHACSHPNFGYNFTINISELDI is encoded by the coding sequence ATGAAAGTCGTACTTGCTGGAACTGGAAGCGCAGTTGGAAAAACTACAATTTCAACCGGAATTATGAAAGCGCTTAGTGATGAAAATGTCCAACCATTTAAGGTTGGCCCTGATTTTATAGATCCTTCCTATCATACAATAGCTACAGGAAATGTGAGCCGTAACCTAGACTCCTTTTTCATGACTGATTTTCAAATAATTAATTCATTTGAAAGAGCCTTAAAAAAATCCAATTCTAATATGGGTATCATCGAAGGAGTCAGAGGTCTTTATGAAGGAATAAGTCCTATAGGAGATGTTGGAAACACTGCTTCAATTGCTAAGGCCATAGACGCACCTGTTGTGCTTTTGATGGATGCAAGAAGTCTCGTTAAAAGCGCTGCAGCAGTTGTTCTTGGATTTAAGGCACTTGATCCAGATGTCAGGATTGAAGGAGTCATTTTAAATAAGGTCAAAGGTCAGCGTCACTATAAAAAGGCTAAAGAATCTGTAGAAAAGCTTGCTGATGTTCCAGTTATAGGAGGCATTCCAAGAGACGATAAGATTACTGTAGAGGAAAGGCATCTCGGCCTTGTCCCTGCTCTCGAGAAGGAAAGAATTACAAGAAACATTAATCTTTGGGGCGAGATTGCAGAGGAGTATATAGATTTGGATGCACTTAAGGACATTATGAAGACAAGCTCCAAGTCTACTGCAAGGGACAATAAGAATATTGCAATGGAAAAGCATGAAGATGACTTTAATAGAGAGCATACTGAAGCAATCGACCTAGAGGTTACCAATGACTCAAAGCCAGGGCAATTATGGAAAACCGGCAACAGGAATAAGGTCAAGATTGGAGTTGCCCAGGACGAGATATTCACTTTCTATTATAAGGAAACCCTTGAATCATTGGAGGAAAATTCTGCAGAGATTGTTCCATTCAGTCCATTAAAGGATGAGCATCTTCCTGATGTAGATGCATTATACATCGGCGGAGGATATCCTGAAGTGTTTAAAAAAGAATTATCCGATAATAAAACCATGTTAAATGATATCAATAAATTCCATAAGGAAAATAGACCTATCTATGGTGAATGCGGAGGGTTGATCTACCTTTCCAAATCAATTGACGGCTTAGATATGGTTGGTGCAGTTCCATACTCATCTGAGATGACTAATAAGGTTCAAGGCCTTAATTATGTTGTTGCAAGGGCCAATCAAGATAATCTCATATCAAATGAGGGCGATGTATTCAGAGCTCATGAGTTCCATTATACTAAATTAAATATTGATAAAACTGATTCTTTAGTATTCGATGTCTTAAGAGGAAGGGGAGTCCTAAACAATATGGATGGTGTCTGTGTTAACAATACTCTGGCTAATTACATTCATATTCATGCATGTTCTCATCCTAACTTTGGATACAATTTTACTATTAATATCTCAGAGTTAGATATTTAG
- a CDS encoding PHP-associated domain-containing protein — protein MKFDPHIHSVFSGDSRSEPIDILIQAQKIGLDAIAISDHNEIKGSRLARSIPGDIIVVPSIEISTEKGHMLGLGVDEIIPKGLSAVETVDRIHDAGGLAIVPHPFSYYRHGLFCNVDSNLGVDGVETKNARYIFGYSNKQAQTLAERKRLARLGASDSHFLESIGDAYTEVNTKGYDSVDGILKAIKHRRCRAMGHGTSNFLVAKEVFVKKVLRRYPKRDE, from the coding sequence ATGAAGTTTGATCCACATATTCACAGTGTTTTTTCAGGGGACTCACGTTCGGAACCAATAGACATTCTCATACAGGCCCAAAAGATAGGGCTAGATGCAATTGCAATAAGCGACCATAATGAAATAAAAGGCTCCCGACTTGCAAGAAGCATACCTGGAGATATAATTGTAGTTCCCTCCATAGAGATTTCTACAGAGAAAGGCCATATGTTAGGATTGGGAGTTGATGAGATTATTCCTAAAGGATTGTCAGCTGTAGAGACTGTAGATAGAATTCATGATGCTGGTGGATTAGCTATAGTTCCTCATCCTTTTTCCTATTATAGACACGGTCTATTCTGCAATGTGGATTCTAACTTAGGAGTGGATGGTGTTGAGACCAAGAATGCAAGATACATATTTGGATACTCAAACAAACAGGCCCAAACATTGGCTGAGCGAAAAAGGCTTGCCAGATTAGGAGCAAGCGATTCTCATTTTTTAGAATCAATCGGGGATGCCTATACAGAGGTAAACACTAAAGGATATGATTCTGTAGATGGCATATTAAAGGCAATAAAACACAGACGCTGCAGGGCCATGGGTCATGGAACAAGCAACTTTTTGGTTGCAAAAGAAGTATTTGTTAAGAAGGTGCTTAGAAGGTATCCGAAAAGGGACGAATAA
- a CDS encoding HAD family hydrolase, with product MTKKAIVFDNSGTLLERFRVIKDLSTGEFITHVNSLDLIDSCLNAALVVLQFNTNRLKDLDPNTLISDFVLENNIDFDISYYSTDVSKEEIKAILEKDTAIIKDITDTFPLLKERVPGMELCNGSAVIIDIEEERISYTITSAGQLFSGVKDTIAKLQDSGTDVFIASGDRSGDIRKLANITGVPEDHAFATASTDRKAEIVANLQDEGYKVMMVGDGPNDILAFQKADAAVLTTEQKDGDFPDKLKSYADFVIEDISEVLQIDF from the coding sequence ATGACTAAAAAAGCTATTGTATTTGATAACTCTGGAACATTGCTTGAGCGATTTAGAGTCATTAAAGACCTATCTACAGGTGAATTTATCACTCATGTAAACTCTTTAGACCTAATTGACAGTTGTCTAAATGCAGCTTTAGTTGTTCTTCAATTCAATACAAATCGATTAAAAGATTTAGACCCAAATACTTTAATAAGCGATTTTGTATTGGAAAATAATATTGATTTTGACATTAGCTATTATTCAACAGACGTTTCCAAAGAAGAAATAAAGGCCATTTTAGAAAAGGACACAGCTATTATCAAAGACATTACAGACACTTTCCCTCTTTTAAAGGAAAGGGTTCCTGGAATGGAGCTCTGCAATGGATCAGCAGTCATCATAGACATAGAGGAAGAGAGAATTTCCTATACAATAACCTCTGCTGGTCAATTGTTTAGCGGAGTAAAGGATACAATAGCAAAGCTTCAAGACAGCGGAACAGATGTTTTCATTGCTTCAGGAGACAGGTCAGGAGATATAAGGAAACTTGCAAATATTACTGGCGTTCCAGAAGATCATGCCTTTGCTACAGCAAGCACAGACAGAAAGGCAGAAATAGTTGCTAATCTTCAGGATGAGGGTTATAAGGTAATGATGGTTGGTGATGGGCCTAATGACATTTTAGCATTTCAAAAGGCTGATGCAGCAGTTCTCACAACAGAACAGAAGGATGGAGATTTTCCAGACAAGTTAAAGTCTTATGCTGATTTTGTTATAGAGGATATTAGTGAAGTGCTGCAAATTGATTTCTAA